Proteins encoded by one window of uncultured Draconibacterium sp.:
- a CDS encoding MFS transporter: MTKEKTETWKFPKAFWVANTVELFERAAYYGLFIALTLYLSRIIGFNDIEAATIAGTFSAILYFLPTFAGAYADKIGFRKSLLLAFGLLTVGYAGLGVIPTMFESAGLVEYGDKTVFNGLDTSFARYAVVPVMALIILGGSFIKSVITGTVAKETTKENRARGYSIFYAMVNIGAFSGKTIVKPLREAMGNEGLIWISYFSAVMTLLGFIVVFFLYKSKETAGEGKTLGDLWDGFIRVLTNFRLLVLILIITGFWMVQHQMYATMPKYVLRLAGEGASPSWYANVNPLVVFTTVGLVTHFMRKRSALFSMTVGMFIMPVSALFMAAGNMMPEGNIIGMHPVAFMMVVGIAFQGFAETFISPRFLEYFSLQAPKGEEGLYLGFSHLHSFISSILGFVMSGFLLDKYCPDPRLFDTHEEWAAAASNAHYIWFFFVGIAMVSAVALIIYGLVVRKLDKKKEVA; encoded by the coding sequence ATGACAAAAGAAAAAACTGAAACCTGGAAATTCCCAAAGGCATTTTGGGTGGCTAATACGGTTGAATTATTTGAACGTGCGGCCTACTACGGATTATTTATTGCACTAACACTTTACCTGTCGCGTATTATTGGCTTTAACGATATTGAAGCTGCAACAATTGCAGGTACGTTTTCGGCCATTTTATACTTTTTACCAACCTTTGCCGGTGCATATGCCGATAAAATAGGCTTCCGGAAATCGTTGTTACTGGCCTTCGGATTACTTACGGTTGGGTACGCCGGATTGGGTGTAATCCCTACTATGTTCGAGTCGGCCGGATTGGTTGAATACGGCGATAAAACGGTGTTTAATGGCCTCGATACATCTTTTGCGCGTTACGCAGTAGTGCCGGTTATGGCGCTGATTATTCTGGGTGGATCGTTCATAAAATCGGTAATTACCGGAACGGTGGCTAAAGAAACCACCAAAGAAAACCGCGCCCGTGGTTACAGTATTTTTTATGCCATGGTAAATATTGGTGCCTTCTCGGGTAAAACCATTGTAAAACCATTGCGCGAAGCTATGGGTAACGAAGGGCTGATCTGGATCAGTTACTTTTCGGCTGTTATGACCCTGCTGGGTTTTATTGTTGTTTTCTTTTTGTATAAGAGTAAGGAGACAGCTGGAGAAGGAAAAACCCTCGGTGATCTTTGGGATGGATTTATTCGCGTACTAACCAATTTCCGTTTATTGGTGCTTATTTTAATCATTACAGGCTTTTGGATGGTGCAACACCAAATGTACGCAACCATGCCAAAATACGTACTCCGTTTGGCCGGAGAAGGAGCTTCTCCGTCGTGGTATGCCAATGTTAATCCGCTGGTAGTATTTACTACGGTTGGTTTGGTAACGCATTTTATGCGAAAACGTTCGGCACTGTTCAGTATGACTGTGGGAATGTTTATTATGCCTGTTTCAGCGTTGTTTATGGCCGCCGGTAATATGATGCCCGAAGGAAACATCATAGGAATGCACCCGGTTGCATTTATGATGGTTGTTGGTATTGCTTTCCAGGGATTTGCAGAAACTTTTATCTCACCGCGTTTTCTCGAGTATTTCTCGTTACAGGCGCCAAAAGGAGAAGAAGGGCTGTACCTTGGATTTAGCCATTTACACTCGTTTATATCATCGATACTTGGTTTTGTAATGTCGGGCTTTTTATTGGACAAATATTGCCCGGATCCACGTTTGTTCGACACACACGAAGAATGGGCAGCAGCAGCCAGTAATGCGCATTACATCTGGTTTTTCTTTGTAGGTATTGCCATGGTTTCGGCAGTGGCATTGATCATTTACGGGCTGGTAGTTCGTAAACTGGATAAAAAGAAAGAAGTAGCTTAA